In the Prochlorococcus marinus str. MIT 9312 genome, GAATATTTAAGAATACATTTTTAGAAAATTAATAGTCTCTTTCAATTTTTCTAAAAATATATCAATCTCTTCTTTATTGGTTGTGAAATTCATGCTAATCCTAGCCGTTGATTTAATTCCGATATATCTGTGCAGAGGTTGACAGCAATGATGTCCACTTCTGATACAAATTCCTTTCGAATCAAGAATTTCAGCAATATCGTTTGCATGTATATTTTTTATATAAAAAGTAGCAAGTGATGCTCTGTCTGGATCTATCTCTGGAGATGGACCGATAATTTCAATATCTTCTATCTGATTTAATTTTTTAAATAAATATTTAGTAATATTTTTTTCATATTTATGAATATTATTCAATCCAATATTGTTTATGTAATTTATTGCCTCTGCCAGACCTATGGCTTCTGCAATAGCAGGAGTTCCAGCTTCAAATTTATGTGGTAGTTCTGCCCAAGTACTTGTCTCTTCAAAAACATCTTGAATCATTTCGCCACCACCAAAGAGAGGAGGAATCTTTTCTAGAATTTCTTGTCTTGACCAGAGGAAACCAATACCTGTTGGACCACAAAGTTTATGTCCTGAACCCGCTAAAAAGTCTATATCAAGATCAATTACATCCAGTTTTTGATGAGCTAAACTTTGGCATGCATCTATTAGCACTAAAGAACCTTTTTGCTTGGCTAATTTAGTTATCTCTTTGATTGGATTGCAGCAACCTAGTGTGTTGCTTATATGTACGATGCTAACAAGTTTTGTTCTTGATGTTAATTTAGATTTAAAATCATCAATATCTAATTTTCCATTTTTATCTATACCTATAAATTTTAATTTGCATTTATTTTTTGCTGCAACCATTTGCCAAGGCACAATATTGCTATGATGTTCCATTATTGACAAGAGAATTTCATCATTTTCTTTCAAAGAAGATTCACCCCATGATCTAGCTGCGAGATTAATTGCTTCAGTAGCATTTCTTGTAAAAATAATTTCTTTTGTTGAATTCGCTTTTATATATTTACTAATTAAATATCTTGCATTTTCAAACTCTTCTGTTGCTTTAGCACTTAATTGATGCGCACCTCTATGTACATTGGCATTAAAGTTTCTGTAATATTCATCAATTTTTTTTAAGACCTGTATCGGTTTTTGAGTAGTCGCAGCATGGTCTAAATAAATGATTTGCTCATTATTTGTTAAATTCTTATTTAAAAGAGGAAAGTCTTTCTTGGTTATTTCAGGAAAATTTTGAATCGTTTCCATTAATTCTCATTTAAAAGTTTATCAAGCAAATCCCATCTGTCTTTTACAACGGGAATAAATGAAATTATTTCTTGAAAGTAAGAACTTAATTGTAGTTTACTGGCTTCTTTTAATGTGATACCTCTTGCTCTCATATAAAAAAGTTCTTCTTCATTTAATTGTGAAATTGTAGCTCCATGTTTGCATTTGACATCATCAGCAATTATTTCTAATTGAGGTTTGGTATCTATTTGTGCGAGATTTGATAAAAGTAAATTTCTGCTTAATTGAGAAGCATCAGTTTTCTGGGCAATTTTTGGAACAATAATTGAACCCTCAAATATTGCATGTGATTTATCGTCAGCAAGAGATTTGTTGATTTGATCT is a window encoding:
- a CDS encoding aminotransferase class V-fold PLP-dependent enzyme produces the protein METIQNFPEITKKDFPLLNKNLTNNEQIIYLDHAATTQKPIQVLKKIDEYYRNFNANVHRGAHQLSAKATEEFENARYLISKYIKANSTKEIIFTRNATEAINLAARSWGESSLKENDEILLSIMEHHSNIVPWQMVAAKNKCKLKFIGIDKNGKLDIDDFKSKLTSRTKLVSIVHISNTLGCCNPIKEITKLAKQKGSLVLIDACQSLAHQKLDVIDLDIDFLAGSGHKLCGPTGIGFLWSRQEILEKIPPLFGGGEMIQDVFEETSTWAELPHKFEAGTPAIAEAIGLAEAINYINNIGLNNIHKYEKNITKYLFKKLNQIEDIEIIGPSPEIDPDRASLATFYIKNIHANDIAEILDSKGICIRSGHHCCQPLHRYIGIKSTARISMNFTTNKEEIDIFLEKLKETINFLKMYS